One genomic window of Tepidamorphus gemmatus includes the following:
- a CDS encoding MHYT domain-containing protein, with the protein MFENHDPWLVALSIAVAILGGYTGFGLAARVRGTPGVQRRALLAAGAWFLAVGIWTMHFVGMLAAPTPPDAAYLVLPTLVSFLICALVVGISLYFVSIGPPTIRRRAFAALFMGLGIISMHYVGIHGVTGSFEIHHRPALIALAAIIAITAAFGGLSIYVQRQDGLRLAASATAFGIAVSGMHYTAMAGMIYVPSRTPHHAMTGLAIDSQVLAVLVAILCFIVTAGWLLFLVPEPRRGVVAAPEPPPPADPLPGMLAEFATRESVSAHDGFHRPLAPGALPLRGAGQPRPSYVRRVPVEGLDGIQFVDVADIRSIQADGHYTLVFDGERERMSPWSISEMEARLDPGTFLRIHRSHIVSIEHVAAVHREGDGAIVDIKADTTKRVPVARARVAELRARLGIPRRTARIA; encoded by the coding sequence TCGCGCTGTCGATCGCCGTCGCCATTCTCGGCGGCTATACGGGCTTCGGGCTCGCGGCGCGTGTGCGCGGCACGCCCGGCGTGCAGCGGCGTGCCTTGCTGGCAGCCGGCGCCTGGTTCCTCGCCGTCGGCATCTGGACCATGCATTTCGTCGGGATGCTGGCTGCTCCGACCCCGCCGGATGCGGCCTATCTGGTGTTGCCGACCCTTGTGTCCTTCCTGATCTGCGCGCTCGTGGTCGGCATTTCGCTGTATTTCGTCAGCATCGGTCCGCCGACGATCCGACGCCGGGCCTTCGCGGCCCTGTTCATGGGTCTCGGCATCATCAGCATGCACTATGTCGGCATCCATGGCGTGACCGGCAGTTTCGAGATCCACCATCGTCCCGCCCTCATTGCACTTGCGGCGATCATCGCGATCACCGCCGCCTTCGGTGGCCTGTCCATCTATGTGCAGCGCCAAGACGGCCTCAGGCTCGCCGCCAGCGCCACAGCCTTCGGCATCGCGGTTTCGGGAATGCACTACACGGCCATGGCCGGCATGATCTACGTGCCGAGCAGGACACCGCACCATGCGATGACGGGGCTTGCAATCGACTCCCAGGTATTGGCAGTCCTGGTTGCCATCCTGTGCTTCATCGTCACGGCGGGATGGCTGTTGTTCCTCGTGCCGGAACCACGACGGGGCGTTGTTGCCGCCCCCGAACCGCCGCCGCCGGCCGATCCGCTCCCCGGCATGCTTGCGGAATTCGCGACGCGGGAGTCCGTCTCGGCCCATGACGGCTTCCACCGCCCCCTTGCGCCGGGAGCCCTGCCGCTGCGGGGTGCCGGGCAGCCGAGGCCTTCCTATGTCCGCCGCGTTCCCGTGGAAGGACTGGACGGCATCCAGTTCGTCGATGTCGCCGACATCCGCTCGATCCAGGCAGACGGCCACTACACCCTGGTCTTTGACGGCGAACGCGAGCGGATGAGTCCCTGGTCGATATCGGAAATGGAAGCCCGGCTCGATCCCGGGACCTTCCTGCGCATTCACCGCAGCCACATCGTCTCGATCGAGCATGTGGCCGCCGTTCACCGCGAAGGCGACGGCGCCATCGTCGATATCAAGGCGGACACGACCAAGCGGGTACCCGTGGCCCGCGCGCGCGTCGCCGAACTCCGGGCCCGGCTCGGCATTCCCCGACGCACCGCGCGCATCGCGTGA